The Trichoderma breve strain T069 chromosome 2, whole genome shotgun sequence DNA segment TTTTTTATGATTTCAGCTTGGTTTCATTGCCGATTGCCGGTGCCCGTGTCATGTTGCAAACACTCCCAAGAACTAGCGATGCGCCTTCGCGCTCAGTTCGGGGCAACCGTTATCTACCTATGTAATATGAAGTCATTACATGACTCTAGTTGCGGAAAATTCCGCGTATCTTTATTATATGGACTGCTTCCAAGGCCCTAATGTATGGCAGTGGCTGTAAATCACGAACTAGCCTCGGCAATTACTTTCACTATGGCGACCTTGATAGATTAGAggattgatgagatgactTGTGTCTTTTTTCCTATTCGTCGTACAAGTCTCCGGCCCTATCAGTCGTGTAAGTTGAAGTTACGTGTATTCTAATGCGTCTCTTCTTTCTAGTGTGGCTGTAATTCAGATGTGGCTGTAATTGAGAGGCAGAACGAATATTGGCAACTCTATTATTTTGGGGTCGTTCGCCAGGTACGTCGAGGAATCGTCAGTACACATATCACATGCCATTGAGCCATCAATATCGGTAATGTATTTATACACTCATTCCATATAAAAATGGTCTAGAACACTTAAAATATCTACATGAAGCTCCTGTTTGACTAAATAAACTCAACAACATAGCCACAGAGCCTGCGCCTCGTATGTGGGGGAAAGTAACACTGCAATAACCTTTGAGGGGAATTtcacatgtatgtatatagTAGCCAGTCTCATGTAGAAGTCGAGGGAGTTGGGTAATTAAGTGGCTGAGAATAAAACCGGCCGCATGCCCATTCTCGTCCAAGGATGCAGTTTTGTTCTCATTCCTCCTCCATATACAGATCCACAACCAGCAAACAATTCAGCCTCATGACCCGACGACTCAACTCAATCTTGAAACATGTTGGTGGAAAAgatataaataataataatcaAACTGTGTTATATGATTCATAGCGGCGCTTTATACGCCATCGCTTCCATTAGATTATCAGCCGGCGGCCTCAGCCCCTTGATGCGAACTCGAATACTCAAGCGGGCCCATGTACAGCATCAATTAACACATCCAACAGCAACTTGACTTTTTTCCAAGCATCAAACATCTGTGTACACAGGCATCGGCGGATTCTCCCACTCACAAACAGCCCAGGTCCAAGCTGCACCAGAGTGATACTTGAAGAACAGCGACATATCATATCCGTAATCAGCGGGCGAGAACAATTCAGGATCAGCACTCTTCGCCTTGCCCATTGCCTCGACTGTCGCAAGCGAGAGAAAGTGTTCTCTGCGGGGCCCACGAGGTAGATTACTGCCGACATGTCAATATAGCtacgagagagaaagggagCGGACCATCTTACAGAGCGTTTCCAAGAATACCGTGACAGAGACTCGGCTCCTTTCTGAGCAATCCCAGCTCCCaaatggcttcttggcccTTGCTTATTGCGGCATCGATTTCATCATGAAGCTCGGGAAAATGTGGCCGCACAGCACGAAGAGAGAAGATAAAACCAGGGGCTCCATGGCACCACTGCATGAGGCTTGGGTGGCGGGTTtcgtcaatctccttggcaaTAGGCcagtttccatctttttgcAGATTTAGCAAAGCACGAAGCTTAGGGGTAAGTTTTGGCGCAAGAGCAGGAGTGGTGAGAACCAGCTGCGTAATAATGCCAATATCGCCGTGGCCAGCACCAATGTACTTGTGCTTGTGGAAAGTCCACCCCCCTTCATCTTGGTCTAAGCTGTCTGCCAGAATCTTTTGGGAGACCTGAGCGATTGGATCCTCAAGAAGAGCGGCGCTGTCTGGGACGTGGTGGCGTATCAGCCTTAAGAAGTAGAGCGTGCCAGCTCTTCCCTGCCATATTTCTGACTCAAATGGATCCTTTTCTAAATCCGGATACGGTCCTACAATGGTGGGCATGTTGGACAAGAAAGCCCTGACATGGTCGGTGTCTTTGCTGATACAGGCTTTGAGTGCTTCGTAGGCCAGCTTCTCGCAGCTTATTCCGACTCTAGTGGTGAGTACAAGCTCTCCACGGTCAGCGTTGAGGTATTGCTCCGCCCAGTGCAAGAGGGTGTGATTTGCAACTTGGACATCAGGGTAGAGTGTGGCGAGtcgaaagaagagaaaggcaaTGCTGGTTGGGCCTCGTATGAAGCCACCAAGTTGCGCCGGATCAGGGTAAGCGGGCAGGGGAGGAGTCGCCTTGAGAATGTGCTCCAGGGACGACTTCATTAGCTGCAGAGGATCGTGATCAAGCGACTGTAGCGGGAGGTCATTTGGTATGTACTTGAGCGCCATGG contains these protein-coding regions:
- a CDS encoding lanthionine synthetase c-like protein domain-containing protein, giving the protein MALKYIPNDLPLQSLDHDPLQLMKSSLEHILKATPPLPAYPDPAQLGGFIRGPTSIAFLFFRLATLYPDVQVANHTLLHWAEQYLNADRGELVLTTRVGISCEKLAYEALKACISKDTDHVRAFLSNMPTIVGPYPDLEKDPFESEIWQGRAGTLYFLRLIRHHVPDSAALLEDPIAQVSQKILADSLDQDEGGWTFHKHKYIGAGHGDIGIITQLVLTTPALAPKLTPKLRALLNLQKDGNWPIAKEIDETRHPSLMQWCHGAPGFIFSLRAVRPHFPELHDEIDAAISKGQEAIWELGLLRKEPSLCHGILGNALNLPRGPRREHFLSLATVEAMGKAKSADPELFSPADYGYDMSLFFKYHSGAAWTWAVCEWENPPMPVYTDV